GGAGATGCAGGGAAGAAACTTCATACAGGAAGAAGCCGCAACGATCAGGTTGCACTGGATATGAAACTTTACGTCAGGGATGAAATTATGCAGCTGGATGATATTCTGAAAACGCTTCTGGAAACGGTTGAAAAAATCATGGAGGAAAACCTCCATACCTATATGCCGGGATTTACGCACCTGCAGAAGGCACAGCCTATTACTTTGGCTCATCATATGGGAGCATACTTCGAGATGTTCCGCAGAGACAGAGGACGCCTGAAAGATATCTTTAAGAGGATGAATCTTTGTCCGTTGGGTGCAGGCGCTCTGGCCGGAACTACGTATCCCCTGGACCGTGCTTATACAGCGGAGCTTCTGGGATTTGACGGACCTACGCTTAACAGCATGGATTCTGTATCAGACAGGGATTATCTGATTGAATTATTATCCGCATTGTCCACGATCATGATGCATCTTTCAAGATTTTCAGAGGAGGTTATCATATGGAACACCAATGAATATCAGTTTGTAGAAATTGACGATGCCTACAGCACAGGAAGCTCTATCATGCCTCAGAAGAAAAATCCGGATATTGCAGAGCTGGTCCGTGGAAAGACAGGGCGTGTTTATGGAGCATTGATGTCTGTTCTTACCACCATGAAGGGAATACCTCTTGCATATAATAAAGACATGCAGGAGGATAAGGAACTTACCTTTGATGCCATAGATACTGTAAAGGGATGTACGGCTTTGTTTACCGGTATGCTGGACACTATGAAGTTCCGCAGCCAGGTTATGGAGAATTCAGCCAGAAACGGATTCACGAATGCTACGGATGCTGCAGATTATCTGGTGGGTAAGGGTGTACCATTTCGGGATGCCCATGGAATTATAGGACGTCTGGTGCTATACTGCATGGAGCGCAAGATATCCCTTGACGATATGAAATTAGAGGAGTATAAAGCCATAAGTCCGGTATTTGAAGAAGATATATATGATGCAGTCAGTATGAAGAACTGTGTGGAGCGCAGAAATACAATCGGGGCTCCGGGAGCAGAGGCCATGAAAGTTGTTATAGAAGAAAACCGGAGATATCTGAGAAAAAACTAAGATAATGCTTGCATTTTTATCGGATTTGTTATATTATTATTTCCATGGCGTACATATGTACGCGGTACAAACACAAAAAGCGACCGGTTAGAAAGCGGGTCCGTGAAATGAGGAGCGAATTATGGAAAAAAAGTTAAGAGTAGGTATTCTTGGCGCAACAGGTATGGTTGGACAGAGATTTATCTCACTGCTGGAAGATCATCCCTGGTTTGAAGTTGTTACTTTGGCTGCCAGCCCGAGAAGTGCCGGTAAAACATATGAAGAGGCTGTAGGCGGAAGATGGAAGATGGATACGCCGATGCCTGAAGCGGTAAAGAATCTGATTGTTCTGAATGTCAATGATGCTCCGCATGTCAGCGCCGGAGTGGATTTTGTATTTTCGGCAGTCGACATGTCAAAAGAAGAGATCAAAAAAATAGAAGAAGCATATGCAAAGGCAGAAACACCTGTCGTCTCCAATAACAGTGCG
The window above is part of the Novisyntrophococcus fermenticellae genome. Proteins encoded here:
- the argH gene encoding argininosuccinate lyase — encoded protein: MAQLWGGRFTKETDQLVYNFNASIGFDQKFYRQDIQGSIAHVTMLAKQGILKTEERDQIIKGLKGILEDVESGKLKITAEYEDIHSFVESNLIDRIGDAGKKLHTGRSRNDQVALDMKLYVRDEIMQLDDILKTLLETVEKIMEENLHTYMPGFTHLQKAQPITLAHHMGAYFEMFRRDRGRLKDIFKRMNLCPLGAGALAGTTYPLDRAYTAELLGFDGPTLNSMDSVSDRDYLIELLSALSTIMMHLSRFSEEVIIWNTNEYQFVEIDDAYSTGSSIMPQKKNPDIAELVRGKTGRVYGALMSVLTTMKGIPLAYNKDMQEDKELTFDAIDTVKGCTALFTGMLDTMKFRSQVMENSARNGFTNATDAADYLVGKGVPFRDAHGIIGRLVLYCMERKISLDDMKLEEYKAISPVFEEDIYDAVSMKNCVERRNTIGAPGAEAMKVVIEENRRYLRKN